A single region of the Rhizobium sp. NLR16a genome encodes:
- a CDS encoding ABC transporter permease, producing MKLVVANLFRLTALGLLLILLFRTQWLSFLLTPLTSNNAPAVYTQNSLVSLALGHLQLVIGSIVCSAVLAVAGGIFVTRESGADFLPLSRAIANAGQTFPPVAVLALAVPATGFGAMPTLIALFLYGLLPIFENTVAGLKQVSPQVLDAADGMGMNGTQRLTRVELPLALPLILEGLKVATVINIGTATIGSTVAAKGLGEVIIAGLISDNTAFILQGGLIVGLMAVLIYDAMGLVEAAITRRIGLRPA from the coding sequence ATGAAACTCGTCGTCGCCAATCTCTTCCGGCTAACCGCACTCGGCTTGCTGCTGATCCTGCTTTTCAGGACCCAGTGGCTTTCCTTCCTGTTGACGCCGCTGACCAGCAACAATGCGCCCGCTGTCTATACGCAGAACAGCCTTGTCTCGCTGGCGCTCGGACATCTGCAACTGGTGATCGGATCGATCGTCTGCAGCGCCGTGCTCGCCGTTGCCGGCGGCATCTTCGTGACGCGGGAAAGCGGCGCGGATTTCCTGCCGCTGTCGCGCGCCATCGCCAATGCCGGCCAGACCTTCCCGCCGGTCGCCGTTCTGGCGCTCGCCGTGCCCGCCACCGGCTTCGGCGCCATGCCAACGCTGATCGCGCTCTTCCTCTACGGCCTGCTGCCGATCTTCGAAAACACCGTCGCCGGCCTGAAGCAGGTGTCGCCGCAGGTGCTCGACGCGGCCGACGGCATGGGCATGAACGGCACGCAGCGGCTCACGCGCGTCGAGCTGCCGCTTGCGCTGCCGCTGATCCTCGAAGGGCTGAAGGTCGCGACCGTGATCAATATCGGCACGGCGACGATCGGCTCGACGGTTGCCGCCAAGGGTCTCGGCGAGGTGATCATCGCCGGGCTGATATCGGACAATACCGCCTTCATCCTGCAGGGCGGGCTGATCGTCGGGCTGATGGCGGTACTGATCTATGACGCCATGGGCCTCGTCGAAGCGGCGATCACGCGAAGAATCGGCTTGCGCCCGGCGTAA
- a CDS encoding VOC family protein has translation MAKMIHSMIRVLDEARSVEFYGKAFGLSVADRVDFDTFTLIYLSNAETGFELELTVNKGRTEPYDLGKGYGHLAVSVEEVAVERERMVKLGLKPGELVELNRDGKLFGLFFFVSDPDGYKIEVLQRHGRFL, from the coding sequence TTGGCGAAGATGATCCACTCCATGATCCGCGTTCTCGACGAGGCGCGCTCGGTCGAGTTCTACGGCAAGGCCTTCGGTCTCTCGGTTGCCGACCGTGTCGATTTCGACACCTTCACGCTGATCTATCTGAGCAATGCCGAGACCGGCTTTGAGCTGGAGCTGACCGTCAACAAGGGCCGCACCGAACCCTATGATCTCGGCAAAGGCTATGGCCATCTCGCCGTCTCGGTCGAAGAAGTCGCCGTCGAGCGCGAGCGCATGGTGAAACTGGGGCTCAAGCCGGGCGAGCTGGTGGAGCTCAACCGCGACGGCAAGTTGTTCGGCCTGTTCTTCTTCGTCAGCGATCCCGACGGCTACAAGATCGAAGTGCTGCAGCGCCACGGCCGGTTTCTCTGA
- a CDS encoding glycoside hydrolase family 2 protein, whose amino-acid sequence MIEKTALNSGWTLTCNDTGRPDLPDAMPATVPGCVHTDLLASRLIPDPYIDVNEITNDWIGRADWTYRCRFEATPDDGRVQELVFDGLDTIAVISLNGEEIGRTFNMHRTYRFDVSGLLKTGANELSVTFRSAYAYGAEMEKHYGYRPNNYPGPGNLMRKMACNFGWDWGPTLVTAGIWKPVRLESWDGARLAETRASATLAGGDGLVTVHARLARHSNSRPFRLVAEIGDVTTSVTIAASEDEVSFEITLPSPQLWWPHHLGAQPLYPLTLTLIDEASGDRLDSFERELGFRSLRLDTAADAYGSAFTFVINDVPLFIAGANWIPDDCFPSRVTRERYAARIEEARSANIHMLRVWGGGIFERDEFYEACDRMGMLVWQDFLFACAAYPEEEPLRSEVEAEVRDNVVRLMPHASLVLWNGNNENIWGFDEWGWRPIVKAGESWGLGYYLDLLPKLCDELDPRRPYYPGSPYSGSMEIEPNADGHGCKHIWDVWNDVGYEVYRNYIPRFCSEFGWQAPANWATIEESVHDQPLTPQSNGVFHHQKATQGNDKLIRGLAGHLPVPRTMDDWHFATQLNQARAIRFGIEHMRSHRAICKGAVVWQFNDCWPVTSWAALDSAGRRKPLWFALKAAFDPRLLTIQPRDGGLAAVAVNERTLFWRAKISGKRLRLDGSVLAEFEFWRLLCDRFEAREFPLPEEVVRPDLPKDEVVVVDMLDRRAFHYFVEDIDLALPAPRLSVDVTAIEDGYAVKVKAENFLKDLCLMADRLDPDAVVDSMLVTLLPGESHVFDVRTAKVIEAVDIAIGTVLRSANDLLAGR is encoded by the coding sequence ATGATCGAGAAAACCGCGCTCAATTCCGGCTGGACGCTCACCTGCAACGATACAGGAAGACCCGACCTGCCGGATGCGATGCCGGCGACGGTGCCCGGATGCGTCCATACCGACCTTCTCGCCAGCCGGCTGATCCCCGATCCCTATATCGATGTCAACGAGATCACCAATGACTGGATCGGCAGGGCGGACTGGACCTATCGCTGCCGCTTCGAGGCAACGCCCGACGATGGCAGAGTGCAGGAACTCGTCTTCGACGGGCTGGATACGATCGCGGTCATCAGCCTCAACGGCGAAGAGATCGGCCGGACATTCAACATGCACCGCACCTACCGTTTCGATGTTTCAGGTCTACTGAAGACCGGCGCCAACGAACTCTCCGTCACCTTCCGCTCCGCCTACGCCTATGGCGCTGAGATGGAAAAACATTACGGCTACCGGCCCAACAACTATCCGGGGCCGGGCAATCTGATGCGCAAGATGGCCTGCAATTTCGGCTGGGACTGGGGGCCGACGCTGGTGACGGCGGGCATCTGGAAGCCGGTGAGGCTGGAGAGCTGGGATGGGGCGCGGCTCGCCGAGACACGGGCGTCGGCCACGCTTGCCGGCGGCGACGGGCTGGTGACGGTGCATGCAAGACTGGCGCGCCACAGCAATTCCAGGCCGTTCCGGCTGGTCGCCGAGATCGGCGATGTGACGACGTCGGTTACGATCGCCGCCAGCGAAGACGAGGTTTCGTTCGAGATCACGCTGCCCTCGCCGCAGCTCTGGTGGCCACATCATCTCGGCGCCCAGCCGCTCTATCCGCTGACGCTTACGCTGATCGATGAGGCCAGCGGCGATCGGCTCGACAGCTTTGAGCGCGAGCTCGGTTTCCGTTCGCTCAGGCTCGATACCGCTGCAGATGCGTACGGTTCGGCCTTCACCTTCGTCATCAATGACGTGCCGTTGTTCATCGCCGGCGCCAACTGGATCCCCGACGATTGTTTTCCCTCGCGGGTGACGCGCGAGCGTTATGCTGCCCGGATCGAAGAGGCGAGGAGCGCCAATATTCATATGCTGCGCGTCTGGGGCGGCGGCATCTTCGAGCGCGACGAATTCTACGAAGCCTGCGACCGCATGGGCATGCTGGTCTGGCAGGATTTCCTCTTTGCCTGCGCCGCCTATCCGGAGGAGGAGCCGCTTCGAAGCGAGGTCGAGGCGGAGGTGCGCGACAATGTCGTGCGGCTGATGCCGCATGCTTCGCTGGTCCTCTGGAACGGCAATAACGAGAATATCTGGGGTTTCGACGAATGGGGCTGGCGGCCGATCGTCAAGGCGGGCGAGAGCTGGGGGCTCGGCTATTATCTCGACCTGCTGCCGAAGCTCTGCGACGAACTCGATCCCCGCCGGCCCTATTATCCCGGCAGCCCCTATTCCGGCTCGATGGAGATCGAGCCGAATGCCGACGGACATGGCTGCAAACATATCTGGGACGTCTGGAACGATGTCGGCTACGAGGTCTACCGCAACTACATCCCGCGTTTTTGCTCCGAATTCGGCTGGCAGGCGCCGGCCAATTGGGCGACGATCGAAGAGAGCGTCCACGATCAGCCGCTGACGCCGCAATCGAACGGCGTCTTCCACCACCAGAAGGCGACGCAGGGCAATGACAAGCTGATCCGCGGGTTGGCCGGCCATCTGCCGGTGCCAAGGACGATGGACGACTGGCACTTCGCCACCCAGCTCAACCAGGCGCGCGCCATCCGCTTCGGCATCGAGCACATGCGCTCGCACCGGGCAATCTGCAAGGGCGCGGTGGTCTGGCAGTTCAACGACTGCTGGCCGGTAACCTCCTGGGCCGCCCTCGATTCGGCCGGACGCCGCAAGCCGCTCTGGTTTGCGCTGAAGGCGGCCTTTGACCCGCGCCTGCTAACGATCCAGCCGCGCGACGGCGGACTGGCAGCGGTGGCGGTCAACGAGAGGACGCTGTTCTGGCGAGCCAAGATCAGCGGCAAACGCCTGAGGCTCGATGGCAGCGTGCTTGCGGAATTCGAATTCTGGCGGCTGCTCTGCGACCGCTTCGAGGCCAGGGAGTTTCCGCTGCCCGAGGAGGTCGTCAGGCCGGATTTACCGAAGGACGAGGTCGTTGTCGTCGACATGCTCGACCGGCGAGCGTTTCACTATTTCGTCGAGGATATCGACCTTGCCCTGCCGGCGCCGCGGCTGAGCGTCGATGTGACTGCGATAGAGGATGGTTACGCGGTCAAGGTGAAGGCCGAGAATTTTCTCAAGGATCTCTGCCTGATGGCGGATCGGCTGGATCCGGATGCGGTCGTCGATTCGATGCTGGTGACGCTGCTGCCGGGGGAGAGCCATGTGTTTGACGTGAGGACGGCGAAGGTGATTGAGGCTGTTGACATTGCTATCGGCACGGTGCTGCGATCGGCCAATGATCTACTCGCGGGTCGGTGA
- a CDS encoding PRC-barrel domain-containing protein: MLNQDTDASRRDPNAKETHSLIASDRVEGTRVYGADGRHIGSIERLIIGKRDGRVAYAVLSFGGFLGIGHDHYPLPWEKLNYDTQLDGYRIDLTKEQIEGAPSYSDDDDTWYNDNGRRVYDYYGVPPYWM, from the coding sequence ATGTTGAATCAGGACACCGACGCCAGCCGCCGTGACCCGAACGCCAAGGAAACGCATTCGCTGATCGCCAGCGACCGCGTCGAAGGCACCCGCGTCTATGGCGCCGATGGCCGGCATATCGGCTCGATCGAACGCCTGATCATCGGCAAGCGCGACGGCCGCGTCGCCTATGCCGTGCTAAGCTTCGGCGGCTTCCTGGGCATTGGTCATGACCACTATCCGTTGCCTTGGGAAAAGCTGAATTACGACACCCAGCTGGACGGCTACCGCATCGACCTGACCAAGGAGCAGATCGAAGGCGCACCCAGCTATTCGGACGATGACGACACCTGGTACAACGACAATGGCCGCCGGGTGTATGATTATTACGGCGTGCCGCCCTACTGGATGTAA
- a CDS encoding long-chain fatty acid--CoA ligase, with the protein MSSISVHPNGAKADKPWLATYPDMVPAELPPLEYASLAELLEKSCARYADRTVFSSMGRAMSYRELESQTRKVAAWLQSIGLEKGDRVAVMMPNVLQNPVATYAILRAGLVVVNVNPLYTPRELEHQLRDSGAKAIFVLENFARTVEQVLNKTDLRHVVVTSLGEMLGPKGLMVNFVVRKVKKLVPSWSIPQHKSFGQVLSEGARKSLRPVTLAAGDIAFLQYTGGTTGIAKGAVLTHQNLLANKLQLSLWLRSAFQRKKQPEVLNFLCALPLYHIFALTVNSLMGMSLGAHNILIANPRDIPGLVKEFGRSNIHIFPGLNTLFNALMNNAEFAKLDFSSLIMSLGGGMAVQRPVAERWLKITGTAVTEGYGLSETSPVATANRFDSPEFTGSIGLPLPSTELDIRDEEGRSLPTGEIGEICIRGPQVMAGYWQKPEETARVMTSDGYFRSGDMGFMDERGYTKIVDRKKDMILVSGFNVYPNEIEEVAAMHAGILEAAAIGVPDGHSGEAVKLFVVRKDPTLTEAEVRAHCIANLTNYKRPRFIEFRAELPKSPVGKILRKDLRG; encoded by the coding sequence ATGAGCAGCATTTCCGTCCATCCGAACGGAGCAAAAGCGGACAAGCCCTGGCTTGCCACCTATCCCGATATGGTTCCGGCCGAACTGCCGCCGCTGGAATATGCCTCGCTTGCCGAGCTTTTGGAAAAATCCTGCGCCCGTTACGCCGACCGGACGGTTTTTTCGAGCATGGGCAGGGCGATGAGCTACCGCGAGCTCGAAAGCCAGACGCGCAAGGTCGCCGCCTGGCTGCAGAGCATCGGCCTCGAGAAAGGCGACCGCGTCGCGGTGATGATGCCGAATGTCCTGCAGAACCCCGTCGCCACCTATGCGATCCTTCGGGCCGGCCTGGTGGTCGTCAACGTCAATCCGCTCTATACGCCGCGCGAACTCGAACACCAGCTGCGTGATTCCGGCGCCAAAGCGATCTTCGTGCTGGAGAATTTCGCCCGTACCGTCGAGCAGGTCCTCAACAAGACCGACCTGCGCCATGTCGTCGTCACCTCGCTCGGCGAAATGCTGGGGCCGAAGGGGCTGATGGTCAATTTCGTCGTGCGCAAGGTAAAGAAGCTCGTTCCCTCCTGGTCGATCCCTCAGCATAAGAGCTTCGGTCAGGTGCTCAGCGAAGGCGCAAGGAAAAGTCTCCGCCCGGTCACGCTTGCGGCCGGCGACATCGCCTTCCTGCAATATACCGGCGGCACAACGGGCATTGCCAAGGGCGCGGTGCTCACGCATCAGAACCTGCTCGCCAACAAGCTGCAGCTGTCGCTCTGGCTGCGATCGGCTTTCCAGCGCAAGAAACAACCGGAGGTGTTGAACTTCCTCTGCGCGCTGCCCCTCTACCACATCTTCGCGCTGACGGTGAATTCGCTGATGGGCATGTCGCTCGGCGCCCACAATATCCTGATCGCCAACCCGCGCGATATTCCCGGCCTCGTCAAGGAATTCGGAAGGTCGAACATTCATATCTTCCCCGGCCTTAACACGCTGTTCAACGCGCTGATGAACAACGCCGAATTCGCCAAGCTCGATTTCTCCTCTCTCATCATGTCGCTTGGCGGGGGCATGGCCGTCCAGCGCCCGGTTGCCGAACGCTGGTTGAAGATAACGGGCACGGCGGTGACAGAGGGCTACGGCCTTTCCGAGACGTCGCCTGTCGCCACCGCCAACCGCTTCGATTCGCCCGAGTTCACCGGCTCGATCGGCCTGCCGCTTCCCTCGACCGAACTCGATATCCGCGACGAGGAGGGCCGTTCGCTGCCAACAGGCGAAATCGGCGAGATCTGCATCCGCGGGCCGCAGGTGATGGCCGGCTATTGGCAGAAGCCGGAGGAAACGGCGCGGGTGATGACATCAGACGGCTATTTCCGCTCGGGCGACATGGGCTTCATGGACGAGCGCGGTTACACCAAGATCGTCGACCGCAAGAAGGACATGATCCTCGTTTCCGGCTTCAACGTCTATCCGAACGAGATCGAGGAAGTCGCCGCCATGCATGCCGGCATCCTGGAGGCGGCGGCGATCGGCGTGCCGGACGGGCATTCCGGCGAGGCGGTCAAGCTCTTCGTCGTCAGAAAGGATCCGACCCTGACGGAGGCGGAGGTGAGGGCCCATTGCATCGCCAATCTTACCAACTACAAGCGCCCGCGTTTCATCGAATTCCGCGCCGAACTGCCGAAGTCGCCTGTCGGCAAGATCCTGCGCAAGGACCTGCGCGGCTAA
- the pgi gene encoding glucose-6-phosphate isomerase, translating into MNAIVEQLKSTADATKATDLRAAFAADPQRFSRFSVSLDDLLMDFSKTAVNDEILKLLVRLAEEGGVEKKREEMFSGKAINFTEDRAVLHTALRNRSNTPVLVDGKDVMPDVNAVLAAMGKFADDIRSGTLKGVTGKTITDVINIGIGGSDLGPVMATLALAPFHDGPRAHFVSNIDGAHIADILKLVQPETTLFIVASKTFTTVETMTNAQTARNFIAKALGESAVQHHFAAVSTALDKVAAFGIDSARVFGFWDWVGGRYSIWSAIGLPLMIAIGPENFGKFLDGAHAVDNHFRKAPITENLPMLLGLIGFYHRNVLNYPTRAILPYDQRLSRFPAYLQQLDMESNGKGVTIDGTPVEGNSGPVVWGEPGTNGQHAFYQLIHQGTSIIPAEFMIAANAFESELRHQHQLLISNVLAQSEALMKGRTFAEAKKQLTDKGMDDKKADFIAPHRVFQGNRPSITFVYDKLTPYALGRLIALYEHRVFVEGVLFRINSFDQWGVELGKELATGLLPVVEGKESAASHDSSTQGLVAALAKLAK; encoded by the coding sequence ATGAACGCCATCGTCGAACAGCTGAAAAGCACCGCTGATGCCACCAAGGCGACCGATCTCCGCGCCGCCTTCGCCGCCGATCCGCAGCGCTTTTCGCGCTTTTCCGTCTCGCTTGACGATCTGCTGATGGACTTTTCCAAGACGGCGGTGAACGACGAGATCCTCAAGCTTTTGGTCAGGCTTGCCGAAGAAGGCGGCGTCGAGAAGAAGCGCGAGGAGATGTTCTCCGGCAAGGCGATCAACTTCACCGAGGACCGCGCCGTCCTGCACACGGCGCTACGCAACCGGTCGAATACGCCTGTTCTGGTGGACGGCAAGGATGTCATGCCTGACGTCAACGCCGTGCTTGCCGCCATGGGCAAGTTTGCCGACGACATCCGCTCCGGCACGCTGAAGGGCGTCACCGGCAAGACGATCACCGACGTCATCAATATCGGCATCGGCGGCTCCGATCTTGGCCCCGTCATGGCGACGCTGGCGCTTGCCCCCTTCCATGACGGCCCGCGCGCCCATTTCGTCTCCAATATCGACGGTGCCCATATTGCCGACATCCTGAAGCTGGTGCAGCCGGAAACGACGCTGTTCATCGTCGCCTCGAAGACCTTCACGACCGTCGAGACGATGACCAATGCGCAGACGGCGCGCAATTTCATCGCGAAGGCGCTCGGCGAATCGGCCGTGCAGCACCACTTCGCCGCCGTCTCGACGGCGCTCGACAAGGTCGCCGCCTTCGGCATCGACAGCGCCCGCGTCTTCGGCTTCTGGGATTGGGTCGGCGGCCGCTACTCGATCTGGTCGGCGATCGGCCTGCCGCTGATGATCGCGATCGGGCCTGAGAATTTCGGCAAGTTCCTCGACGGCGCGCATGCGGTCGACAACCACTTCCGTAAGGCGCCGATTACCGAAAACCTGCCGATGCTGCTCGGCCTGATCGGCTTCTACCACCGCAATGTGCTGAACTATCCCACCCGCGCCATCCTGCCCTACGACCAGCGCCTGTCGCGTTTCCCGGCCTATCTGCAGCAGCTCGACATGGAATCGAACGGCAAGGGCGTCACCATCGACGGCACGCCGGTCGAGGGCAATTCCGGCCCGGTCGTCTGGGGCGAACCCGGCACCAATGGCCAGCACGCCTTCTACCAGCTCATCCATCAGGGCACGAGCATCATCCCGGCCGAATTCATGATCGCCGCCAATGCCTTCGAGTCGGAGTTGCGCCACCAACACCAGCTCTTGATCTCCAACGTGCTTGCCCAGTCTGAAGCACTGATGAAGGGCCGCACCTTCGCGGAAGCCAAGAAGCAGTTGACCGACAAGGGCATGGACGACAAGAAGGCCGATTTCATCGCGCCGCACCGCGTCTTCCAGGGCAACCGCCCGTCGATCACCTTCGTCTACGACAAGCTGACCCCCTATGCGCTCGGCCGTCTGATCGCGCTCTACGAACATCGCGTCTTCGTCGAAGGCGTGCTCTTCCGCATCAACTCCTTCGACCAGTGGGGCGTCGAACTCGGCAAGGAACTGGCAACGGGCCTGCTGCCCGTCGTCGAGGGCAAAGAGAGTGCGGCGAGCCACGATTCCTCCACCCAGGGGCTGGTTGCGGCGCTGGCGAAGCTTGCGAAGTAA
- the otsA gene encoding alpha,alpha-trehalose-phosphate synthase (UDP-forming), translating to MSRLTVVSNRVPMPAKDGSAAAGGLAVALQAALQARGGIWMGWSGESSGEREPGPLSLLQKGNITYALTDLTDTDVEEYYRGFANRVLWPICHYRLDLAEYGRKEMAGYFRVNRFFAHRLAPMIEKDDIIWVHDYHLIPLAAELRQMGLKNRIGFFLHIPWPPADILVTMPVHEEIMRGLSHYDLVGFQTDYDLQNFAGYLRREGIGDDLGNGLFDSHGRIFKAGAYPIGIETAGFAEFAEKAANNVMVQKTRRSIEGRDMIIGVDRLDYSKGIIQRLEAFERFLTTNPAYQNKVTYLQVTPKSRSEVPEYEHMQKMVAEQAGRVNGGIGTVDWVPIRYVNRSISRNVLAGLYRLARIGLVTPLRDGMNLVAKEYVAAQDPDRPGVLVLSRFAGAARELRGALLVNPYDVEGTANALARGLAMSLEERRDRWSMMMEHLLSHDVSLWCETFLRDLVTAPELQPGGDSRIVS from the coding sequence ATGAGCCGTCTTACCGTCGTTTCCAATCGTGTCCCCATGCCAGCCAAGGATGGCAGTGCCGCGGCCGGCGGCCTCGCGGTTGCGCTGCAGGCAGCCCTGCAGGCGCGCGGCGGCATCTGGATGGGATGGTCGGGAGAGTCGAGCGGAGAAAGGGAGCCTGGCCCGCTCTCGCTGCTGCAGAAGGGCAACATCACCTATGCGCTGACCGATCTCACCGACACCGATGTCGAGGAATATTATCGCGGCTTTGCAAACCGCGTTCTCTGGCCGATCTGTCACTACCGCCTCGACCTCGCCGAATATGGCCGGAAGGAAATGGCCGGCTATTTCCGCGTCAACCGTTTCTTCGCGCACCGGCTGGCGCCGATGATCGAGAAGGACGACATCATCTGGGTTCATGATTACCACCTGATTCCGCTGGCCGCCGAACTGCGGCAAATGGGGCTGAAGAACAGGATCGGCTTCTTCCTGCACATTCCCTGGCCGCCGGCCGATATTCTCGTCACCATGCCCGTTCATGAAGAGATCATGCGCGGCCTCTCCCATTACGATCTCGTCGGCTTCCAGACCGATTACGACCTCCAGAACTTCGCCGGTTACTTGAGACGGGAGGGCATCGGCGACGACCTCGGAAACGGGCTGTTCGATTCCCACGGGCGGATTTTCAAGGCCGGCGCCTATCCGATCGGGATCGAGACTGCTGGATTCGCCGAATTCGCCGAGAAAGCCGCAAACAATGTCATGGTGCAAAAGACCCGGCGCAGCATCGAAGGCCGGGATATGATCATCGGCGTCGACCGCCTCGATTATTCGAAGGGCATCATTCAGCGGCTGGAAGCGTTCGAACGCTTCCTGACCACCAATCCCGCCTACCAGAACAAGGTCACCTATCTGCAGGTCACGCCGAAATCGCGATCGGAGGTCCCCGAATACGAGCATATGCAGAAGATGGTCGCCGAACAGGCCGGCCGCGTGAACGGCGGCATCGGAACGGTCGACTGGGTACCGATCCGCTATGTCAACCGATCGATCAGCCGCAACGTGCTCGCCGGCCTCTACCGCCTGGCGAGGATCGGGCTGGTGACGCCGTTGCGCGACGGCATGAACCTCGTCGCCAAGGAATATGTCGCCGCCCAGGATCCGGATCGCCCGGGCGTTCTGGTGCTGTCGCGCTTCGCCGGTGCGGCACGGGAGTTGAGGGGCGCGCTGCTGGTCAATCCCTATGATGTCGAGGGCACCGCCAATGCGCTTGCCCGCGGCCTTGCCATGTCGCTCGAGGAGCGCCGCGACCGCTGGAGCATGATGATGGAACACCTGCTCTCGCACGATGTCTCACTGTGGTGCGAAACCTTCCTGCGGGATCTGGTGACCGCTCCAGAGCTTCAACCGGGGGGTGACTCCCGGATCGTTTCTTGA